The region AACATGACTACCATCCACAACTTTCCCACTCTAAGCTCGCCCCCATTGTAGTACCTGTCCTTGTACTATTCATGATGCCTCAAGTCTAATTTATCTCTCTTTTGTAACATGTCACTCCCTTGCGAAATAACTATAGCTGTTGGCTAGGGAGCCGCTGCTTTGGCAGGAACATACAGACGGCTGACCAAAGCATGATCGCCAGGAATCCACAGAATGACTGCTTCTAGCCAATGATGAGTGGAACCCACTGTCGTCAACACCAAGCATGGGCATCTTGGCCCTGTCTAAGGCTTGTTCAGCAGTTCTACGAGAATGGTGCTGGCATCGGTTGCTCGTATGGCCACATCGGTCAGGGCACCCACCCGGATGGCCAAGGTTTGACTAGAGGGGGCACGACGTAGGAGGGTGACGGTTTGACCCACGCTAAATCCCACAGCTGCCAGGCGGCGCTGCCAAGCGGCTGTGCCCTCAATGGCAGTGATACGCGCTGGCGTACCAAGGGGAAGGTCAGAGAGCAACACAGGATCATTCACGAGACGGATGCAGCAGGCGTCCCTAAACGCCGTGCGTCTTGAAGGGCTTCTTTTGCCGAGGGGTAGCGATCGCTAAAATTAAATTTCACCATTTTATTAAGCACTACTGCTAAACCTTCGCTTACTGTGACACACTGTTGCCAATCCACTTCACCGGTGCGCGGATCTCGCGGTAGATCACGGGGTTTAATGCCTGTTAAAGCCTGAAGGACAATCATGCCGACGGCGTAAATATCACTGCTGAGGGTGGGTTGACCAGAGAGCTGCTCAGGGGGAGCATAGCCCATCGTGCCAATGACGACGGTGCTCCCTTGGGTTCTCTCTGCTTCTTGGGGTTGAATTTGTTTCACCGCTCCAAAGTCAATGAGTACCAGCTTGCGATCGCTGGCACGGCGAATAATATTATCGGGCTTAATATCACGGTGAATCACATAGTGACTGTGGACAAAATTCAAGACTTCCAAGATTTCCCGTAGGAGTTGGATGGCCTCGGCTTCCGTGTGTTTACGTTTCAGTTCCTCGCTCAGGGAGACACCATCAATAAATTCCTGCACTAGATAGAATTCCCGATTTTCCTCCACATAGGCAAGCAAGAGGGGAATTTGATCGTGGCGTCCTAGCTTTTCAAGGATTTCTGCTTCGGTATTAAAGAGTCGCCGCGCCACCTGCATAAAGCGCTCGTCGGTGCGTCCCGGTCGCAGATGCTTGACAACACAGAGGGGGTTCCCCGGTCGCTGGGTATCCTGCGCCAAATAGGTGCGGCCAAAACCGCCTGACCCCAAAACTTTTTGGATTTTGTAGCGACCACTGAGGAGGGAACGGGGTTTACCAGTAATTTCTGTGGGTTCTCGCAGTGCTGCATTGAGGGCTGCTGTATCCTCTGCCATTAGCGATCGCAACAGTGCCAAGGCTTTTTCTTGTTCCTGCACTTTTTCTCGGAAAGATTTTTGCTCCTGCTGCGCCTGATAGCTGACGTAGCCTACCATACCCACACTGCTGAGCACTAGAGCGATCGCCGGCGGCACTACAGGAATCCAGCCACTCGCCATGACAAAAATGCCAAAGCCACCACCAAAGAGAACAAT is a window of Thermosynechococcus vestitus BP-1 DNA encoding:
- a CDS encoding FeoA family protein, with the protein product MNDPVLLSDLPLGTPARITAIEGTAAWQRRLAAVGFSVGQTVTLLRRAPSSQTLAIRVGALTDVAIRATDASTILVELLNKP
- a CDS encoding CHASE2 domain-containing serine/threonine-protein kinase; translation: MPYPWPKWLPIPVLATTVGVAAVVIGVRQLGLLQPSELSLYDFYVRSQPPRDPDSRILTVLVTEQDIQAQKTWPLPDATVAELLTRLNAASPRAIGLDIFRDLPQPPGHDELQNMIRINPRIIPVCKSPGETVEQPEVPPPPSIPTAQVPERVGFADIPLDSDGVIRRNLFVINNPKAQRCTTPFSFALMLALRYLEQDPSQTIKLDDKGLTLNDVHFPLLTSDAGGYVAVDDRGMQTLLKYRSRTAVGPTVSLTDVLTGRVSEDLIRDRVVLIGVSAPSIKDTFLTPYSGSDAVTQQMPGVVVHGQMVSQFLSAALEGEGPIWYWPVPLVLGWILLWAGVGSILGWWLRQPLWLGGAVVGGIIVLFGGGFGIFVMASGWIPVVPPAIALVLSSVGMVGYVSYQAQQEQKSFREKVQEQEKALALLRSLMAEDTAALNAALREPTEITGKPRSLLSGRYKIQKVLGSGGFGRTYLAQDTQRPGNPLCVVKHLRPGRTDERFMQVARRLFNTEAEILEKLGRHDQIPLLLAYVEENREFYLVQEFIDGVSLSEELKRKHTEAEAIQLLREILEVLNFVHSHYVIHRDIKPDNIIRRASDRKLVLIDFGAVKQIQPQEAERTQGSTVVIGTMGYAPPEQLSGQPTLSSDIYAVGMIVLQALTGIKPRDLPRDPRTGEVDWQQCVTVSEGLAVVLNKMVKFNFSDRYPSAKEALQDARRLGTPAASVS